One stretch of Chryseobacterium fluminis DNA includes these proteins:
- a CDS encoding RsiV family protein, whose product MKNTIAVVALFSVFAVSSCNKKKSDHLAANVTEVAQPEKFTLDSVVVKDSVMLTDSLKIKFSAQMLVFPTIKDKKLLDSIYYTSKDVRDFSKEGIKKLNEKEKNDYFISVKKDSKDWLPDIRYYQEWYSDTSMKMVSNVNDYMHIEYFWGSYEGGAHDNYGFAERVFDLKNKKKLQLDDITSMPKNKLEELLKNNINKQPGGTTDENGTVDNSDMLIVDKIPATGNFYFDQKNLYFHYSPYEITAFAAGDLLIPISWEELKGTLKPEFMERMKIK is encoded by the coding sequence ATGAAAAATACCATTGCTGTTGTTGCACTGTTTTCTGTATTTGCTGTCTCGTCATGCAATAAGAAGAAATCTGATCATCTGGCTGCCAATGTAACAGAGGTTGCTCAGCCTGAGAAATTTACGCTTGATTCTGTGGTTGTAAAAGACTCGGTTATGCTGACAGATTCTCTAAAAATAAAATTCAGCGCTCAAATGTTGGTCTTTCCCACTATAAAAGATAAAAAACTGCTGGACAGTATATATTATACCAGCAAAGATGTCCGGGACTTCTCTAAAGAGGGCATTAAAAAGCTGAATGAAAAAGAAAAGAATGATTATTTTATCAGTGTAAAGAAAGATTCCAAGGACTGGCTTCCTGATATCCGGTATTATCAGGAATGGTATTCGGATACTTCCATGAAAATGGTTTCCAATGTGAATGACTATATGCATATTGAATATTTCTGGGGTTCTTACGAAGGAGGAGCCCATGATAACTACGGATTCGCAGAAAGAGTTTTCGATCTTAAAAATAAAAAGAAACTACAGCTGGATGATATTACCTCAATGCCTAAAAATAAGCTGGAAGAACTTCTAAAAAATAATATCAATAAGCAGCCGGGAGGAACTACCGATGAAAACGGGACTGTCGATAACTCAGATATGCTCATCGTTGACAAGATTCCGGCTACCGGTAATTTTTATTTTGATCAAAAAAACCTGTACTTCCATTACAGTCCTTATGAAATCACTGCTTTTGCGGCAGGTGATCTACTGATTCCCATTTCATGGGAGGAACTGAAAGGTACGCTGAAGCCTGAATTTATGGAAAGAATGAAGATAAAATAA
- a CDS encoding DUF3298 domain-containing protein, translating to MKNGSYAWILVLLFSIFSCKEFKDGNQEVQNEDFFDFRVDSVIEEDSLTVFDSVTMRYSSKLLVFPDLHDKKILDSIYSHKKNIKDFSKTGLQKYLKDQKEDAYALVKSLQLTPVKGQKGKWENTSQMNLRSNKNGFIHIQYYENISENGDSDNYTYAEKVIDLKNSKKVQLSDLTDISAGRMSEILRKNICNTTMMQQMAKYDPRGFNLLASSNFPVTNNFYFDEKNLYFHYNINEITTRYTIGDLIIPVPWNDLKESINSDFQQRMKIRY from the coding sequence ATGAAAAATGGAAGTTACGCCTGGATCCTTGTTTTGCTTTTCTCAATATTCAGTTGTAAAGAATTTAAAGATGGGAACCAGGAGGTACAGAATGAGGATTTTTTTGATTTTCGTGTTGATTCTGTAATTGAAGAAGACTCTCTCACCGTTTTTGATTCAGTGACCATGAGATATTCGTCAAAACTTCTCGTATTTCCTGATCTGCACGATAAAAAAATTCTCGACAGCATTTATTCCCACAAAAAAAATATTAAAGATTTCTCCAAGACAGGATTACAGAAATACCTGAAAGATCAAAAGGAGGATGCTTATGCGCTTGTAAAATCTTTGCAGCTCACGCCTGTAAAAGGACAGAAAGGAAAATGGGAAAATACTTCTCAAATGAATCTCCGATCAAATAAAAACGGTTTTATTCATATTCAGTATTATGAAAATATCTCGGAAAACGGAGATTCCGACAATTATACCTATGCAGAAAAAGTGATCGATTTAAAAAACAGTAAGAAAGTACAGTTGTCTGATCTCACGGACATATCTGCTGGCAGAATGTCGGAAATCTTAAGAAAGAATATCTGTAATACAACGATGATGCAGCAGATGGCAAAATATGATCCCAGAGGATTCAATCTCTTAGCTTCCAGTAATTTTCCGGTGACAAACAATTTTTATTTTGATGAAAAAAATCTTTATTTTCATTATAATATCAATGAAATTACTACCCGGTATACCATTGGAGATCTTATTATCCCGGTTCCATGGAATGATTTAAAGGAAAGTATAAACTCTGATTTTCAGCAACGAATGAAAATCCGTTACTGA
- a CDS encoding diacylglycerol/lipid kinase family protein — protein MEKVAFIINPFSAKKNYLPFLNELTNKVDNPLYYVSESIQGTDDFIERYFDSVDIFVAIGGDGTISTVARNLINTDKILAIFPAGSGNGFSSETQFGKNLTELLEKIKVKKSRKIDTFTVNERLSINVSGTGFDGKVVKEFEKTNRGFKNYIKVSLKTFFSYKPIKLKFLTEGYQQYNGKYLMVNIANTRQFGNNAYIAPNASKSDGLVDMVLVKKFPLTYSPLFAFRMFTKKLKDDEYITYLPVSEIEFKVNTKNWHLDGEFNKIKSPIHIKVQPSSLNILI, from the coding sequence ATGGAAAAAGTAGCTTTCATCATCAATCCTTTTTCGGCAAAAAAAAATTATCTGCCCTTTCTCAATGAGCTTACGAATAAGGTTGACAATCCTTTATACTATGTCTCAGAATCTATTCAGGGAACTGATGATTTCATTGAAAGATATTTTGATTCAGTTGATATTTTTGTTGCCATCGGAGGGGATGGTACTATTTCTACTGTGGCCAGAAACCTGATCAACACTGACAAAATTCTCGCTATCTTTCCTGCCGGATCAGGAAATGGGTTTTCCAGTGAAACACAGTTCGGCAAAAACCTGACGGAACTTTTAGAGAAAATTAAAGTTAAAAAATCCAGAAAGATTGATACTTTTACGGTTAATGAACGGCTGTCAATCAATGTCTCAGGAACGGGATTTGATGGGAAAGTTGTCAAAGAGTTTGAAAAGACAAACCGCGGATTTAAAAACTACATTAAAGTTTCTTTAAAAACATTTTTCAGTTACAAACCGATTAAACTTAAATTTTTAACAGAGGGTTATCAGCAGTACAATGGGAAATATTTAATGGTCAACATCGCGAATACCCGGCAGTTTGGCAATAACGCATACATTGCACCCAATGCCAGTAAAAGTGACGGGCTGGTGGATATGGTTCTGGTTAAAAAATTTCCGCTGACCTATTCTCCGCTCTTTGCATTCAGAATGTTTACAAAAAAACTGAAAGATGATGAGTATATCACCTACCTTCCGGTTTCAGAAATTGAATTTAAAGTAAACACCAAGAACTGGCATCTGGATGGTGAATTTAACAAAATAAAATCTCCGATTCATATCAAAGTACAGCCTTCAAGCCTGAATATACTGATCTGA
- a CDS encoding dicarboxylate/amino acid:cation symporter translates to MKAKKIYQQLYFQVIIAIIAGILLGKFYPDLGEKMKPLGDGFIKLVKMIIAPVIFITLTLGIAHMTDLKKVGRIAVKAMIYFFTFSTLALIIGLVVGNILQPGHGLNIDPATLSGDVSQYQQKAHDSTLTGFIMNIIPETLFSPLVGENILQVLLVAILMGVALVLTKEKSQKVTAFLQDLSTPVFKIVHMLMKLAPIGAFGAMAFTIGKYGLHSVLNLIFLVGTFYITSALFIILVLGAVAWYNGFNIFKLMYYLKEELLLVLGTSSSESALPGIMEKLEKAGCSRAIVGLVVPTGYSFNLDGTNIYMTLASLFIAQALNIHLPLEKQLMLLLFAMLSSKGAAGVTGAGFVTLAATLAVVPEIPITGMTLILGIDKFMSECRALTNVIGNSVATVVVANWEKQLDKTQLQYCLANPNEVEKKLEA, encoded by the coding sequence TTGAAAGCAAAAAAAATCTATCAGCAGCTTTACTTTCAGGTGATTATAGCCATCATTGCAGGTATCCTGCTGGGAAAATTCTATCCGGACCTGGGCGAAAAAATGAAACCCCTGGGAGACGGCTTTATTAAACTTGTAAAAATGATTATTGCTCCGGTGATTTTCATCACACTGACTTTGGGAATTGCCCATATGACCGATCTTAAAAAAGTAGGGCGAATTGCGGTAAAGGCAATGATTTATTTTTTCACCTTTTCAACTTTGGCATTAATTATCGGTTTAGTGGTGGGCAATATCTTACAGCCCGGGCATGGTTTGAATATTGATCCGGCTACACTTTCAGGAGACGTCTCGCAGTATCAGCAGAAAGCTCATGATTCAACATTGACGGGCTTTATCATGAATATCATCCCGGAAACCCTTTTCAGTCCACTCGTCGGTGAAAATATCCTTCAGGTGCTTCTGGTAGCCATCCTGATGGGCGTAGCTTTAGTTTTAACAAAGGAGAAAAGTCAGAAAGTAACGGCATTTTTGCAGGATCTTTCAACGCCGGTTTTCAAAATTGTGCATATGCTGATGAAGCTGGCTCCTATCGGGGCATTTGGAGCCATGGCATTTACGATTGGAAAATATGGTCTCCATTCTGTGCTGAATCTCATCTTTCTGGTCGGAACATTTTATATAACGTCAGCCTTATTTATCATTCTTGTTTTAGGTGCTGTTGCTTGGTACAACGGTTTTAATATTTTTAAACTGATGTATTATCTGAAGGAAGAACTGCTTTTGGTGCTGGGAACCAGTTCTTCAGAATCTGCCTTGCCCGGGATCATGGAAAAGCTTGAAAAGGCAGGCTGTTCAAGAGCCATTGTCGGCCTGGTAGTGCCTACGGGTTATTCATTTAACCTGGATGGCACCAATATTTATATGACCCTGGCTTCATTATTTATTGCCCAGGCCCTGAACATTCATCTTCCTCTTGAAAAGCAGCTGATGCTTCTATTATTCGCGATGTTAAGCTCAAAAGGTGCTGCCGGAGTTACAGGTGCAGGATTTGTAACTTTAGCCGCTACTTTGGCGGTAGTTCCTGAAATTCCGATTACGGGAATGACTTTGATTTTAGGAATCGACAAGTTTATGAGTGAATGCAGAGCGTTAACGAATGTAATCGGCAATTCTGTGGCTACCGTTGTGGTTGCCAACTGGGAAAAACAGCTGGATAAGACGCAGTTACAGTATTGTCTGGCGAATCCGAACGAAGTTGAAAAAAAACTGGAAGCTTAG
- the ggt gene encoding gamma-glutamyltransferase: MKKIIILLVLSSHSFSAQYTDINIVKEVKVKNKGVVVSAHPLASEAGAKILKMGGNAYDAVTATQYALAVVYPQAGNIGGGGFLVGVKSTGEKFTIDYRETAPKKASRDMYLDKNGKANTDLSQNGRLATGIPGSIAGFFATQKYGRLTMDQLIQPAIDLAEKGFAITDLEANMLNSQKEKFQKHNQSPIVFVKDTPWKAGDILVQKELAETLKLIQKRGLKGFYEGKTADLLVAEMKKGNGIITLEDLKNYKVAERKALEFDYKGSHVVSMPLPSSGGVLLAQMLKMAGYENLEKYQQNSTQAVQIMVEAERRAYADRAEYMGDPDFIKDKTTYLISDEYLKNRWKSFSFSKATPSAEVGKIIHQPKESTETTHISVLDKEGNAAAVTTTLNGLYGSKVVVSGAGFFLNNEMDDFSVKPGVPNMFGAVGGEANAIQPNKRMLSSMTPTVVLKNGKPYMVVGTPGGTTIPTSVYQSIVDIVDFKLNTNISVNAPKFHHQWLPDTVAFEKNFPEATIKDLEKLGYKAERWDHIGKTEMITIDDNGTVHAVADGRGDDSVAVE, from the coding sequence ATGAAAAAGATTATTATTCTGCTGGTTCTGTCTTCACATTCATTTTCAGCACAATACACAGATATCAATATCGTAAAAGAAGTTAAGGTAAAAAATAAGGGCGTCGTCGTTTCTGCTCATCCGCTTGCCAGTGAGGCCGGGGCTAAAATTCTTAAAATGGGTGGAAATGCCTATGATGCAGTTACCGCAACCCAATATGCGCTTGCAGTTGTATATCCTCAGGCAGGAAATATTGGCGGGGGCGGTTTTCTGGTCGGGGTAAAAAGCACCGGTGAGAAATTTACGATCGATTACCGCGAAACGGCGCCGAAAAAAGCATCCAGAGATATGTATCTGGATAAAAACGGTAAAGCCAATACAGACTTATCGCAAAACGGAAGGCTGGCAACAGGCATTCCGGGCAGCATTGCAGGATTCTTTGCTACTCAGAAATATGGCAGACTTACGATGGATCAGCTCATCCAGCCGGCCATTGATCTGGCAGAAAAGGGATTTGCTATTACCGATCTGGAAGCCAACATGCTAAATTCGCAAAAAGAAAAGTTTCAGAAGCATAATCAGTCGCCCATTGTTTTTGTAAAAGATACTCCGTGGAAAGCCGGTGATATTCTCGTTCAGAAAGAACTGGCTGAAACTTTAAAATTGATCCAGAAGCGAGGGCTAAAAGGTTTCTACGAAGGCAAAACAGCTGATCTTCTCGTCGCTGAAATGAAAAAAGGAAACGGAATCATTACTTTGGAGGATCTGAAGAACTATAAGGTTGCAGAAAGAAAAGCTCTGGAATTCGATTATAAAGGGAGCCATGTGGTTTCCATGCCATTGCCTTCCAGCGGAGGTGTCCTTCTCGCTCAAATGCTGAAGATGGCCGGCTATGAAAATCTTGAAAAGTATCAGCAGAACTCTACCCAGGCTGTTCAGATCATGGTGGAAGCAGAACGCAGAGCATATGCCGACCGGGCAGAATATATGGGTGACCCCGATTTCATTAAAGATAAAACCACTTATCTGATTTCGGATGAATATTTAAAAAACCGATGGAAAAGCTTCTCTTTCAGTAAGGCAACGCCAAGTGCAGAAGTAGGAAAAATTATTCATCAGCCTAAAGAATCGACCGAAACAACTCATATTTCAGTGCTCGACAAAGAAGGAAATGCTGCAGCAGTTACTACCACGCTTAACGGTTTATACGGAAGCAAAGTGGTCGTTTCCGGAGCCGGATTCTTTCTGAATAATGAGATGGATGATTTTTCCGTAAAACCGGGAGTTCCGAATATGTTTGGAGCCGTAGGCGGAGAAGCCAATGCCATCCAGCCTAATAAAAGAATGTTATCATCCATGACGCCTACGGTTGTTCTGAAAAACGGAAAACCTTATATGGTCGTAGGAACACCGGGTGGAACAACCATTCCGACTTCTGTTTATCAGTCGATTGTAGATATTGTTGATTTTAAACTGAATACCAACATTTCCGTTAACGCTCCGAAATTTCACCATCAGTGGCTTCCCGACACGGTAGCTTTTGAAAAGAATTTCCCGGAAGCGACTATTAAAGATTTGGAAAAGCTGGGTTATAAAGCGGAAAGATGGGATCATATCGGAAAAACAGAAATGATTACGATAGATGATAACGGAACCGTGCATGCCGTTGCAGATGGACGTGGGGATGATTCTGTAGCGGTAGAATAA